The following proteins come from a genomic window of Meles meles chromosome 1, mMelMel3.1 paternal haplotype, whole genome shotgun sequence:
- the C1H8orf82 gene encoding UPF0598 protein C8orf82 homolog — protein sequence MWRACGALRSGARALARPPGTRACGGGGDTSYTQGQAPEPRTREYFYYVDHQGQLFLDDSKMKNFITCFKDPQFLVTFFSRLRPNRSGRYETSFPFLSPCGRERNFLRCEDRPVVFTHLLASGPGAPRLSYCGGGEALAVPFEPARLLPLAANGRLYHPAPARAGGVGLVRSALAFELSACFEYPPGAAALPSHVRWQGRRLALTMDLAPLLLATPPP from the exons ATGTGGCGGGCGTGCGGGGCGCTCCGGAGCGGCGCCCGGGCCTTGGCGCGCCCCCCGGGGACTCGGGCCTGCGGTGGGGGCGGGGACACCTCCTACACGCAGGGCCAGGCCCCGGAGCCCCGGACGCGAGAGTATTTTTATTACGTGGACCATCAGGGCCAG CTTTTCCTGGATGACTCCAAGATGAAGAACTTCATCACCTGCTTCAAAG ACCCGCAGTTCCTGGTCACCTTCTTCTCCCGCCTGAGACCCAACCGCAGCGGTCGCTACGAgacctccttccccttcctctcgcCCTGCGGCAGGGAGCGCAACTTCCTGCGCTGCGAAGACCGGCCGGTGGTCTTCACGCACCTGCTGGCCTCGGGCCCCGGGGCCCCGCGTCTCTCCTACTGCGGCGGCGGCGAGGCCCTGGCCGTGCCCTTCGAGCCGGCGCGTCTGCTGCCCCTGGCCGCCAATGGGCGCCTCTACCACCCGGCGCCGGCGCGGGCGGGCGGCGTGGGCCTGGTGCGCTCCGCCCTGGCCTTCGAGCTCAGCGCCTGCTTCGAGTATCCGCCCGGCGCGGCCGCGCTGCCCTCACACGTGCGCTGGCAAGGCCGCCGCCTCGCCCTCACCATGGACCTGGCCCCGCTGCTGCTCGCCACCCCGCCGCCCTGA
- the LRRC24 gene encoding leucine-rich repeat-containing protein 24 isoform X2, whose amino-acid sequence MSFSGSQVLGAGLRTCVSGGPSHPGWTIRKPFRRLQLRGPRPVPREMAPGAPIMLLLWLLWFPDLPPSAAGCPAACRCYSATVECGALRLRVVPPGIPPGTQTLFLQDNSIARLEPGVLAPLAALRRLYLHNNSLRALEPGAFRAQPRLLELALTGNRLRGLRVGAFAGLGQLRALYLAGNQLVQLLDFTFLHLPRLQELHLQENSIELLEDQALAGLSSLALLDLSRNQLGTISREVLQPLASLQVLRLTENPWRCDCALHWLGAWIKEGGQRLLSSRDKKIMCAEPPRLALQSLLDIAGSSLICIPPSVHVEPLEVTASLGEDLRVACQASGYPQPLVTWRKVAQPREGQPRAQVRPEGGAPRPGGPGAPDTGSGMLFLSNITLAHAGKYECEASNAGGAARVPFQLLVNLSQQPPLPRAPPPPPPAGPAGHEPPQEAGSMAFRALGLATQTAVAAAIALLALTALLLAAMICRRRRKRKKAPGPPGEGALFVNDYSDGPCSFAQLEELRGERGHEMFVIDRSKPLFAEGPAEAADGAATGPGPGLPLQPPAAYEIHC is encoded by the exons ATGTCCTTCTCTGGCTCTCAAGTGTTAGGGGCAGGCCTGCGGACCTGTGTTTCAGGAGGCCCATCACATCCGGGGTGGACTATAAGGAAGCCCTTCAGGAGGCTGCAGCTTCGTGGCCCGCGGCCGGTCCCGCGGGAGATGGCCCCGGGGGCGCCCATAATGCTGCTGCTATGGCTGCTGTGGTTCCCTGACCTCCCGCCCAGCGCTGCCGGCTGCCCGGCCGCCTGCCGCTGCTACAGCGCCACGGTGGAGTGCGGCGCCCTGCGGCTGCGCGTCGTCCCACCCGGAATTCCACCCGGGACGCAG ACGCTGTTCCTGCAGGACAACAGCATCGCGCGCCTGGAACCGGGCGTACTGGCACCTCTCGCAGCCCTGCGCCGACTCTACCTGCACAATAACAGCCTGCGCGCCCTGGAGCCCGGCGCCTTCCGCGCGCAGCCACGCCTGCTCGAGCTCGCGCTCACCGGCAACCGGCTGCGCGGCTTGCGAGTCGGCGCTTTCGCCGGCCTGGGCCAGCTGCGCGCACTCTACCTGGCTGGTAACCAGCTGGTGCAGCTGTTGGATTTCACCTTCCTGCACCTCCCG CGACTGCAGGAGCTGCACCTGCAGGAAAACAGCATCGAGCTGCTGGAGGACCAGGCCCTAGCGGGGctctcctccctggccctgcTGGACCTCAGCAGGAACCAACTGGGCACCATCAGCCGTGAGGTCCTACAGCCCCTGGCCAGCCTGCAAGTCCTTCGCCTCACAG AGAACCCATGGCGCTGCGACTGTGCCCTGCACTGGCTGGGAGCCTGGATCAAGGAGGGGGGCCAGCGGCTGCTCAGCTCCAGGGACAAGAAGATCATGTGCGCGGAGCCCCCGCGCCTGGCCCTTCAGAGTCTCCTGGACATAGCCGGCAGCAGCCTCATCTGCATCCCGCCCTCCGTCCACGTGGAGCCGCTGGAGGTGACGGCCAGCCTGGGGGAGGACCTGCGCGTGGCCTGCCAGGCTTCCGGCTACCCGCAGCCCCTGGTGACCTGGAGGAAGGTGGCCCAGCCCCGCGAAGGGCAGCCGCGGGCTCAGGTGCGGCCGGAAGGCGGGGCGCCGCGCCCCGGCGGGCCCGGCGCCCCCGACACGGGCAGCGGCATGCTCTTCCTCAGCAACATCACCCTGGCGCACGCCGGCAAGTACGAGTGCGAGGCCTCCAACGCCGGCGGCGCCGCCCGCGTGCCCTTCCAGCTGCTGGTCAACCTGTCGCAGCAGCCGCCGCTGCCGcgcgcgcccccgccgcccccgcccgccggccCCGCCGGCCACGAGCCCCCGCAGGAGGCGGGCAGCATGGCCTTCCGCGCgctgggcctggccacgcagACGGCCGTCGCCGCGGCCATCGCGCTGCTGGCGCTCACGGCGCTGCTGCTGGCCGCCATGATCTGCCGCCGGCGGCGCAAGCGGAAaaaggcgccggggccgccgggcgAGGGCGCGCTGTTCGTCAACGACTACTCGGACGGGCCCTGCAGCTTCGCGCAGCTCGAGGAGCTCCGCGGCGAGCGAGGCCACGAGATGTTCGTCATCGACCGCTCCAAGCCGCTCTTCGCCGAGGGCCCCGCGGAGGCGGCGGACGGCGCGGCcaccgggccgggcccgggcctcccgCTGCAGCCGCCCGCCGCCTACGAGATTCACTGCTGA
- the LRRC24 gene encoding leucine-rich repeat-containing protein 24 isoform X1, which yields MASKLTFLFLSPNSPASSLRNTPNSLQALPRTITRRGQGSCACIFLWLLASRISSAHVTVKKLYTGCGPPSMSFSGSQVLGAGLRTCVSGGPSHPGWTIRKPFRRLQLRGPRPVPREMAPGAPIMLLLWLLWFPDLPPSAAGCPAACRCYSATVECGALRLRVVPPGIPPGTQTLFLQDNSIARLEPGVLAPLAALRRLYLHNNSLRALEPGAFRAQPRLLELALTGNRLRGLRVGAFAGLGQLRALYLAGNQLVQLLDFTFLHLPRLQELHLQENSIELLEDQALAGLSSLALLDLSRNQLGTISREVLQPLASLQVLRLTENPWRCDCALHWLGAWIKEGGQRLLSSRDKKIMCAEPPRLALQSLLDIAGSSLICIPPSVHVEPLEVTASLGEDLRVACQASGYPQPLVTWRKVAQPREGQPRAQVRPEGGAPRPGGPGAPDTGSGMLFLSNITLAHAGKYECEASNAGGAARVPFQLLVNLSQQPPLPRAPPPPPPAGPAGHEPPQEAGSMAFRALGLATQTAVAAAIALLALTALLLAAMICRRRRKRKKAPGPPGEGALFVNDYSDGPCSFAQLEELRGERGHEMFVIDRSKPLFAEGPAEAADGAATGPGPGLPLQPPAAYEIHC from the exons ATGGCTTCTAAACTGACTTTCCTATTCCTATCCCCCAATTCTCCAGCAAGTTCCCTGAGAAATACCCCTAACTCTCTGCAAGCTCTTCCACGCACCATCACCCgcagggggcagggcagctgTGCTTGCATTTTCCTATGGCTGCTGGCTTCCAGGATCAGTTCTGCCCATGTTACCGTCAAG AAACTATACACAGGGTGTGGGCCTCCATCCATGTCCTTCTCTGGCTCTCAAGTGTTAGGGGCAGGCCTGCGGACCTGTGTTTCAGGAGGCCCATCACATCCGGGGTGGACTATAAGGAAGCCCTTCAGGAGGCTGCAGCTTCGTGGCCCGCGGCCGGTCCCGCGGGAGATGGCCCCGGGGGCGCCCATAATGCTGCTGCTATGGCTGCTGTGGTTCCCTGACCTCCCGCCCAGCGCTGCCGGCTGCCCGGCCGCCTGCCGCTGCTACAGCGCCACGGTGGAGTGCGGCGCCCTGCGGCTGCGCGTCGTCCCACCCGGAATTCCACCCGGGACGCAG ACGCTGTTCCTGCAGGACAACAGCATCGCGCGCCTGGAACCGGGCGTACTGGCACCTCTCGCAGCCCTGCGCCGACTCTACCTGCACAATAACAGCCTGCGCGCCCTGGAGCCCGGCGCCTTCCGCGCGCAGCCACGCCTGCTCGAGCTCGCGCTCACCGGCAACCGGCTGCGCGGCTTGCGAGTCGGCGCTTTCGCCGGCCTGGGCCAGCTGCGCGCACTCTACCTGGCTGGTAACCAGCTGGTGCAGCTGTTGGATTTCACCTTCCTGCACCTCCCG CGACTGCAGGAGCTGCACCTGCAGGAAAACAGCATCGAGCTGCTGGAGGACCAGGCCCTAGCGGGGctctcctccctggccctgcTGGACCTCAGCAGGAACCAACTGGGCACCATCAGCCGTGAGGTCCTACAGCCCCTGGCCAGCCTGCAAGTCCTTCGCCTCACAG AGAACCCATGGCGCTGCGACTGTGCCCTGCACTGGCTGGGAGCCTGGATCAAGGAGGGGGGCCAGCGGCTGCTCAGCTCCAGGGACAAGAAGATCATGTGCGCGGAGCCCCCGCGCCTGGCCCTTCAGAGTCTCCTGGACATAGCCGGCAGCAGCCTCATCTGCATCCCGCCCTCCGTCCACGTGGAGCCGCTGGAGGTGACGGCCAGCCTGGGGGAGGACCTGCGCGTGGCCTGCCAGGCTTCCGGCTACCCGCAGCCCCTGGTGACCTGGAGGAAGGTGGCCCAGCCCCGCGAAGGGCAGCCGCGGGCTCAGGTGCGGCCGGAAGGCGGGGCGCCGCGCCCCGGCGGGCCCGGCGCCCCCGACACGGGCAGCGGCATGCTCTTCCTCAGCAACATCACCCTGGCGCACGCCGGCAAGTACGAGTGCGAGGCCTCCAACGCCGGCGGCGCCGCCCGCGTGCCCTTCCAGCTGCTGGTCAACCTGTCGCAGCAGCCGCCGCTGCCGcgcgcgcccccgccgcccccgcccgccggccCCGCCGGCCACGAGCCCCCGCAGGAGGCGGGCAGCATGGCCTTCCGCGCgctgggcctggccacgcagACGGCCGTCGCCGCGGCCATCGCGCTGCTGGCGCTCACGGCGCTGCTGCTGGCCGCCATGATCTGCCGCCGGCGGCGCAAGCGGAAaaaggcgccggggccgccgggcgAGGGCGCGCTGTTCGTCAACGACTACTCGGACGGGCCCTGCAGCTTCGCGCAGCTCGAGGAGCTCCGCGGCGAGCGAGGCCACGAGATGTTCGTCATCGACCGCTCCAAGCCGCTCTTCGCCGAGGGCCCCGCGGAGGCGGCGGACGGCGCGGCcaccgggccgggcccgggcctcccgCTGCAGCCGCCCGCCGCCTACGAGATTCACTGCTGA